From Arcticibacter tournemirensis, one genomic window encodes:
- the glmS gene encoding glutamine--fructose-6-phosphate transaminase (isomerizing): MCGIVGYIGHRDAWSIIVKGLHRLEYRGYDSAGIALLDGSLKTYKKAGKVSELEEFAAGKDKTGTIGMGHTRWATHGEPSDRNSHPHQSGDGRLSIIHNGIIENYATLKEALQAKGHVFNSDTDTEILVHLIEEVQKADNLDLAEAVRVALTKVIGAYAIVVMSQDEPDLLIAARKGSPMVIGVGQNEYFIASDASPIVEYTKNVIYLKDNQIAAVSRDEIIVKSIDNIIQTPSIQELTLKLEMLEKGGFDHFMLKEIYEQPRSIKDCMRGRIYPKEGKVQLGGIKDYTEKLKNIDRIVIIACGTSWHAGLVGEYLIEEYARVPVEVEYASEFRYRNPIISEKDLVIAISQSGETADTMAAIELAKEKGATIFGICNVVGSSIPRITHAGVYTHAGPEIGVASTKAFTAQVTVLTLMALYIAQQRGSIHQGEMVKMLTELDEIPSLVEQCLKSNDTVLAISEKLKDSRNCLFLGRGSGFPVALEGALKLKEISYIHAEGYPAAEMKHGPIALIDEDMPVIFIATKNSSYEKVISNIQEVKARKGKVIAIVTEGDKEVKKMADYVIEIPDTNEAYLPLLATIPLQLLSYHIAVLRGCNVDQPRNLAKSVTVE, from the coding sequence ATGTGCGGAATTGTTGGATATATCGGCCATCGTGATGCATGGAGCATCATCGTTAAAGGCTTACACCGGTTAGAATACCGGGGATATGACAGTGCAGGCATTGCCTTATTAGACGGCAGCCTCAAAACTTATAAGAAAGCAGGAAAGGTAAGCGAACTTGAAGAGTTTGCTGCAGGAAAAGATAAAACTGGTACTATAGGCATGGGCCATACCCGTTGGGCGACCCATGGAGAACCTTCCGACCGGAATTCTCACCCTCACCAGTCAGGCGACGGAAGACTTTCTATCATTCATAACGGCATCATTGAGAATTATGCTACCTTAAAAGAAGCTTTACAGGCCAAGGGACACGTTTTCAACAGTGATACGGATACAGAAATTCTGGTACATCTGATTGAAGAGGTACAGAAGGCTGATAATCTTGACTTGGCAGAAGCGGTCAGGGTAGCATTAACAAAAGTTATCGGTGCCTACGCTATTGTTGTGATGAGCCAGGATGAGCCAGATCTGCTGATTGCTGCCAGAAAAGGAAGTCCTATGGTGATTGGAGTTGGTCAGAATGAATATTTCATAGCTTCAGATGCGTCGCCGATAGTAGAATACACCAAAAACGTGATCTACCTGAAGGACAACCAGATTGCCGCAGTGTCAAGGGATGAAATTATTGTTAAGAGTATCGATAATATCATTCAGACTCCGTCCATACAGGAACTGACGCTTAAGCTTGAAATGCTTGAAAAGGGCGGATTCGACCATTTTATGCTGAAAGAGATCTACGAGCAACCGCGTTCGATTAAAGATTGCATGAGAGGCCGCATCTATCCGAAAGAAGGAAAAGTACAGCTGGGCGGAATTAAGGACTATACCGAAAAGCTGAAAAATATTGACCGCATTGTCATTATAGCCTGCGGAACTTCCTGGCATGCCGGCCTCGTAGGAGAATACCTGATAGAAGAATACGCAAGGGTTCCGGTTGAAGTAGAATATGCGTCAGAATTCCGTTACCGTAATCCCATTATCTCTGAAAAGGATCTTGTTATTGCTATCTCGCAGTCTGGTGAAACGGCCGATACAATGGCTGCTATTGAATTAGCGAAAGAAAAGGGAGCCACCATATTTGGTATCTGCAATGTAGTTGGCTCATCCATTCCCCGTATCACCCATGCCGGAGTCTATACCCATGCAGGCCCTGAAATAGGCGTTGCTTCTACCAAGGCATTTACTGCACAGGTTACCGTGCTTACTCTTATGGCTTTATATATCGCACAACAGAGGGGCTCTATTCACCAGGGTGAGATGGTAAAGATGCTGACAGAGCTTGATGAGATCCCTTCGCTTGTTGAACAATGCCTTAAATCGAACGACACGGTTCTAGCCATATCCGAAAAGTTAAAAGATTCAAGGAACTGCCTTTTCCTCGGAAGAGGAAGCGGGTTTCCCGTTGCGCTCGAAGGAGCCTTGAAGCTGAAAGAAATATCCTATATACATGCCGAAGGTTATCCTGCGGCCGAAATGAAACACGGTCCGATAGCGCTGATCGACGAAGATATGCCTGTTATCTTTATTGCGACAAAGAATTCGTCGTATGAGAAAGTGATAAGCAATATCCAGGAAGTGAAGGCCCGTAAAGGGAAGGTTATCGCCATTGTTACCGAGGGCGATAAAGAGGTTAAGAAAATGGCTGATTATGTTATCGAAATACCAGACACTAACGAGGCTTATTTACCTCTTCTGGCAACTATCCCCTTACAGTTACTTTCATACCATATCGCCGTGCTAAGAGGCTGCAACGTAGACCAACCCAGAAATCTTGCTAAATCGGTGACGGTGGAGTAG